The following proteins are co-located in the Paraburkholderia phytofirmans PsJN genome:
- a CDS encoding nucleobase:cation symporter-2 family protein has product MQSNTVHPCDERLPAGQLLTLGIQHVLVMYAGAVAVPLIIGAALKLPKDQIAFLISADLFSCGIATLIQTLGLWIFGIRLPVIMGCTFAAVGPMVAIGTNPSLGILDIFGSTIAAGVVGILLAPAVGKLLRFFPPVVIGVVISVIGLSLMEVGINWAAGGVGNPDYGNPIYLGLSLTVLMLILLINKFAKGFLANISVLLGIVAGFVIALAIGRVNMEGVTHAPWVGFVMPFHFGLPHFDPLSIATMVTVMFVTFIESTGMFLAVGDMVDRPVDQKTLVRGLRVDGLGTLIGGIFNSFPHTSFSQNVGLIGVTGVKSRFVCAMGGVILVLLGLFPKMAQVVASVPAFVLGGAGIVMFGMVAANGIKVLSKVDFVRNHHNLFIVAVSIGLGLVPVVSPHFFSKLPPALSPLLHSGILLASVSAVVLNLIFNGVKSEKKAQCEIRSAGHDFDGRGGNEPRGDDMLRAVDVH; this is encoded by the coding sequence ATGCAATCGAACACGGTTCACCCGTGCGACGAACGACTGCCCGCAGGCCAGTTGCTCACGCTCGGCATTCAGCATGTTCTGGTCATGTATGCCGGTGCCGTCGCGGTGCCGCTGATCATCGGCGCGGCGCTCAAGTTGCCGAAAGACCAGATCGCGTTCCTGATCAGCGCCGATCTGTTTTCCTGCGGCATCGCCACGCTGATCCAGACGCTCGGACTGTGGATTTTCGGCATCCGTCTGCCGGTCATCATGGGCTGCACGTTCGCGGCCGTCGGTCCGATGGTCGCGATCGGCACCAATCCCTCGCTCGGCATTCTCGATATTTTCGGCTCGACGATCGCGGCCGGTGTGGTCGGCATTCTGCTCGCGCCCGCGGTCGGCAAGTTGCTGCGGTTCTTCCCGCCAGTCGTGATCGGCGTGGTGATTTCGGTGATCGGCTTGTCGCTGATGGAAGTTGGCATCAACTGGGCGGCAGGCGGCGTGGGCAATCCCGATTACGGCAATCCGATCTACCTCGGCCTCTCGCTGACCGTGCTGATGCTGATTCTGTTGATCAACAAGTTCGCCAAGGGCTTCCTTGCCAATATCTCGGTGCTGCTCGGCATTGTCGCCGGCTTCGTGATCGCGCTGGCGATCGGCCGCGTCAACATGGAAGGCGTCACGCACGCACCGTGGGTCGGCTTCGTCATGCCGTTCCACTTCGGCCTGCCGCATTTCGATCCGCTCTCGATCGCGACGATGGTCACGGTGATGTTCGTCACCTTCATCGAATCGACCGGCATGTTCCTCGCGGTCGGCGACATGGTGGATCGTCCGGTCGATCAGAAGACGCTGGTGCGCGGCTTGCGCGTCGACGGCCTGGGCACGTTGATCGGCGGTATCTTCAACTCGTTCCCGCATACCTCGTTCTCGCAGAACGTCGGCCTGATCGGCGTGACCGGCGTGAAAAGCCGCTTTGTCTGCGCGATGGGCGGCGTGATCCTGGTGCTGCTGGGCCTGTTCCCGAAGATGGCGCAAGTGGTCGCGTCGGTGCCGGCTTTCGTGCTCGGCGGCGCGGGCATCGTGATGTTCGGCATGGTCGCGGCAAACGGCATCAAGGTGCTGTCGAAGGTCGACTTCGTGAGGAATCACCACAACCTGTTCATCGTCGCGGTCAGTATCGGCCTGGGTCTCGTGCCGGTGGTGTCGCCGCACTTCTTCTCGAAGCTGCCGCCGGCGCTTTCGCCGCTGTTGCATAGCGGGATTCTGCTGGCGTCGGTGTCGGCTGTGGTGCTGAACCTGATCTTCAACGGCGTAAAGAGCGAGAAAAAGGCACAGTGCGAAATTCGCAGCGCCGGACATGATTTCGACGGACGCGGCGGCAACGAGCCGCGCGGCGACGATATGCTGCGCGCAGTGGACGTGCACTGA
- a CDS encoding efflux transporter outer membrane subunit, whose translation MQKHSLIAVAVALFAAGCTMAPKYERPAPPTTSTFPTGGVYDTQPGATQPGAGQTDATQTGKQQPGATNAARSANGQAAVDIGWRDFFVDPRMQRLIEIALKNNRDLRVSVLNMQASAAQYRIVRAGLLPTLDAAASQSKQRTPKNLSFAGQTITNTYSVGLNASWEIDFFGRIQSLKDQALAQYLATAQARKAAEISLVSQVATQYMTVLELDDLLKVTQNTLKTSQESYRIAKLQFDNGTGSELDLRQSQTVVEQAQANLQQQMRLRAQADNALVLLIGEPLPDDLPPGMTLDNQNLLTDIPAGLPSDLLTRRPDIMEAEENLLAANANIGAARAAFFPKVSLTGSFGTLSPSLGGLFKPGSAAWSFAPSITLPIFEGGQNLANLDLANIQKKVQIATYEKAIQSAFRDVADALAARGTYDQQIQALERNTFAEQRRLDLSNLRYTNGVDSYLTVLTAQTDLYSSQQLLVTARMERLQNLVTLYQVLGGGWIEHNGDQPRPADAPVDYGAASAPVAASAATAG comes from the coding sequence ATGCAAAAACACTCTCTGATTGCAGTGGCGGTCGCGCTGTTCGCCGCGGGTTGCACGATGGCGCCGAAGTACGAGCGCCCGGCGCCACCCACGACGAGCACCTTCCCGACCGGCGGCGTGTACGACACGCAACCGGGCGCGACCCAGCCGGGCGCGGGCCAGACCGACGCGACCCAGACGGGCAAGCAGCAGCCCGGCGCGACGAACGCGGCGCGCAGCGCGAACGGCCAGGCCGCGGTGGATATCGGCTGGCGCGATTTCTTCGTCGATCCGCGCATGCAGCGGTTGATCGAGATCGCGCTGAAGAACAACCGCGATCTGCGCGTGTCGGTGCTGAACATGCAGGCGTCGGCGGCGCAGTATCGGATCGTTCGCGCCGGTCTGCTGCCGACGCTCGACGCCGCGGCTTCGCAAAGCAAGCAACGTACGCCAAAGAATCTGTCATTCGCGGGGCAGACGATTACCAACACGTATTCGGTCGGTCTGAACGCGTCCTGGGAAATCGACTTCTTCGGGCGGATTCAGAGCTTGAAGGATCAGGCGTTGGCGCAGTACCTGGCTACGGCTCAGGCGCGCAAGGCGGCGGAAATCTCGCTGGTCTCGCAGGTCGCGACCCAGTACATGACCGTGCTCGAGCTCGACGATCTGTTGAAAGTCACGCAGAACACGCTGAAGACCTCGCAGGAATCGTATCGGATCGCCAAGTTGCAGTTCGACAACGGCACCGGTTCGGAGCTGGATCTGCGTCAGTCGCAAACCGTGGTCGAGCAGGCTCAGGCCAACCTGCAGCAGCAGATGCGTCTGCGGGCGCAAGCGGATAACGCGCTCGTGCTGCTGATCGGCGAGCCGCTGCCGGACGATCTGCCGCCGGGCATGACGCTGGACAACCAGAATCTGCTCACGGATATTCCGGCGGGTCTGCCGTCCGACCTGCTGACGCGCCGTCCGGACATCATGGAGGCCGAAGAGAATCTGCTGGCCGCCAACGCGAACATTGGCGCGGCGCGCGCGGCGTTCTTCCCGAAGGTCTCGCTGACCGGCAGCTTCGGCACGCTCAGCCCGTCGCTCGGCGGTTTGTTCAAGCCGGGTTCGGCGGCGTGGAGCTTCGCGCCGTCGATCACGCTGCCGATCTTCGAGGGCGGGCAGAATCTCGCCAACCTCGATCTCGCCAACATCCAGAAGAAAGTCCAGATCGCCACGTATGAAAAAGCGATCCAGTCGGCCTTCCGCGATGTGGCGGACGCGCTGGCAGCGCGTGGCACGTACGATCAGCAGATCCAGGCGCTGGAGCGCAATACTTTTGCCGAACAGCGCCGGCTGGATCTGTCGAACCTGCGTTATACGAATGGTGTCGACAGCTATCTGACCGTGCTGACCGCGCAGACCGATCTGTATTCGTCGCAGCAGTTGCTGGTCACGGCCCGCATGGAGCGTCTGCAGAACCTAGTGACGTTGTATCAGGTACTCGGCGGCGGCTGGATTGAACACAACGGCGATCAGCCGCGTCCGGCCGATGCACCGGTCGATTACGGTGCGGCAAGCGCGCCGGTGGCGGCTTCGGCGGCCACGGCGGGTTGA
- a CDS encoding efflux RND transporter permease subunit, translated as MAKFFIDRPIFAWVIAIILMLAGIASVFTLPIAQYPTIAPPAVQISATYPGASAKTVENTVTQVIEQQMSGLDHLLYLSSTSDDSGTATITLTFAAGTNPDIAQVQVQNKLQLATPLLPQAVQQLGTKVTKSSSSFLLVMAFVSEDGSMNKYDLANYVASNIQDPVSRIDGVGTVTLFGSQYAMRIWLDANKLTNFGLTPVDVETALQAQNVQVAGGSLGGTPSVPGQVLQATITEATLLNTPEQFGNVLLKVNQDGSRVRIKDVARIELGGENYNFDTKYNGQPTAGFGIQLATGANALATAKAVRAKVAELSKYFPHGLVVQYPYDTTPFVRLSIEEVVKTLLEGIVLVFLVMYLFLQNLRATLIPTIAVPVVLLGTFAIMGLVGFSINTLSMFGLVLAIGLLVDDAIVVVENVERVMQEEGLSPRDATRKAMDQITGALVGVALVLSAVFVPVAFSGGSVGAIYRQFSLTIVAAMVLSVLVALILTPALCATILKPIEQGHQEKTTGFFGWFNRTFNKSRDKYHSGVHHVIKRSGRWLIIYMVVIFAVGLLFVKLPKSFLPDEDQGTMFVLVQTPSGSTQETTARALKDVSDYLLNTEKSIVESTFTVNGFSFAGRGQNAGLVFVRMKDYAQRQHSDQKVQALVGRLFMHFGSYKNALVYPVNPPSIPELGTAAGFDFELQDRAGVGHEKLMEARNMLLGMAAKDPTLAQVRPNGLNDTPQFKVDIDHEKASALGVSLSAIDQTFSIAWASQYVNNFLDTDGRIKKVYLQGDAPFRMTPEDLNAWYVRNSAGGMVPFSSFASGTWTYGSPKLERYNGISAVEIQGAAAPGKSTGQAMTAMEALVAKLPAGVGYEWTGLSLQERQSGSQAPILYGISILVVFLCLAALYESWSIPFSVIMVVPLGVIGALLAATLRGLENDVFFQVGLLTTVGLSAKNAILIVEFARELQQGEGMGPIEAALEAARLRLRPILMTSLAFILGVMPLAISNGAGSASQHAIGTGVIGGMLTATFLAIFMIPMFFVVIRAKFGGEKEDPDEALAHYNQHHPHDGQGGGSAGGSADEGSGKDGH; from the coding sequence ATGGCAAAGTTCTTCATTGATCGCCCGATTTTTGCATGGGTGATCGCCATTATTCTGATGCTCGCGGGTATCGCGTCGGTCTTCACATTGCCGATCGCGCAGTACCCGACCATCGCGCCGCCGGCCGTGCAGATCAGCGCGACGTACCCGGGCGCATCGGCGAAGACGGTGGAAAACACCGTCACGCAGGTGATCGAGCAGCAGATGAGTGGTCTCGACCACTTGCTGTATCTGTCGTCCACCTCGGACGACTCCGGTACGGCAACCATCACGTTGACGTTCGCGGCCGGCACCAATCCTGACATCGCGCAGGTGCAGGTGCAGAACAAGCTGCAGCTCGCCACGCCGCTCCTGCCGCAAGCCGTGCAGCAGTTGGGCACCAAGGTCACGAAGTCGAGCAGCAGCTTCTTGCTGGTCATGGCGTTCGTGTCCGAAGACGGCAGCATGAACAAGTACGACCTGGCGAACTACGTCGCGTCGAACATTCAGGATCCGGTCAGCCGTATCGACGGCGTGGGCACGGTGACGCTGTTCGGTTCGCAGTACGCCATGCGGATCTGGCTGGACGCGAACAAGCTGACCAACTTCGGCCTCACGCCGGTGGACGTCGAAACCGCGTTGCAAGCGCAGAACGTGCAGGTCGCGGGCGGTTCGCTCGGCGGCACGCCTTCCGTGCCGGGCCAGGTGCTGCAGGCCACCATCACGGAAGCCACGCTGCTGAATACGCCTGAACAGTTCGGCAACGTGCTGCTGAAGGTGAACCAGGACGGTTCGCGGGTTCGCATCAAGGACGTGGCACGCATCGAGCTGGGCGGCGAAAACTACAACTTCGACACCAAGTACAACGGCCAGCCGACGGCAGGCTTCGGTATCCAGCTCGCTACCGGCGCGAATGCGCTGGCTACCGCGAAGGCGGTGCGCGCGAAGGTCGCCGAACTGTCGAAGTACTTCCCGCACGGTCTGGTGGTGCAGTACCCGTACGACACCACGCCGTTCGTGCGCCTGTCGATCGAAGAAGTGGTCAAGACGCTGCTCGAAGGTATCGTGCTGGTGTTCCTGGTCATGTACCTGTTCCTGCAGAACCTGCGCGCCACGCTGATCCCGACGATCGCCGTGCCGGTGGTGCTGCTGGGCACGTTCGCGATCATGGGTCTGGTGGGCTTCTCGATCAACACGCTGTCCATGTTCGGGCTCGTGCTGGCGATCGGCTTGCTGGTGGACGATGCGATCGTGGTGGTGGAAAACGTCGAGCGGGTGATGCAGGAGGAGGGCTTGTCGCCTCGAGATGCCACCCGCAAGGCGATGGATCAGATTACCGGCGCGCTGGTCGGCGTGGCGCTCGTGCTGTCGGCGGTGTTCGTGCCGGTGGCGTTCTCGGGCGGTTCGGTCGGCGCAATTTACCGGCAGTTCTCGCTGACGATCGTGGCGGCCATGGTGCTGTCGGTGCTGGTCGCGTTGATTCTGACGCCGGCATTGTGCGCGACGATTCTCAAGCCGATCGAGCAGGGGCATCAGGAAAAAACCACCGGTTTCTTCGGCTGGTTCAACCGCACCTTCAACAAGAGCCGCGACAAGTATCACTCGGGTGTGCACCACGTGATCAAGCGCTCGGGCCGTTGGCTAATCATCTATATGGTGGTGATTTTCGCGGTCGGTCTGCTGTTCGTGAAGTTGCCCAAGTCGTTCCTGCCTGACGAAGACCAGGGCACGATGTTCGTGCTGGTGCAAACGCCGTCGGGCTCGACGCAGGAAACCACGGCGCGCGCGTTGAAGGACGTGTCCGACTATCTGCTCAACACCGAGAAGAGCATTGTCGAATCGACCTTTACCGTGAACGGCTTCAGCTTCGCCGGCCGTGGCCAGAATGCGGGTCTCGTGTTCGTGCGGATGAAGGATTACGCGCAACGTCAGCACTCGGATCAGAAGGTGCAGGCGCTGGTGGGTCGTCTCTTCATGCACTTCGGCAGCTACAAGAACGCGCTGGTGTATCCGGTGAATCCGCCGTCGATTCCTGAACTCGGCACGGCCGCGGGCTTCGACTTCGAATTGCAGGATCGCGCGGGCGTCGGTCACGAAAAGCTGATGGAAGCACGCAACATGTTGCTGGGCATGGCGGCGAAAGATCCGACGCTGGCTCAGGTGCGTCCGAACGGCCTGAACGACACGCCGCAGTTCAAGGTGGATATCGATCACGAGAAGGCTTCGGCCCTCGGCGTGTCGCTGTCCGCGATCGACCAGACGTTCTCGATCGCGTGGGCGTCGCAGTACGTGAACAACTTCCTCGATACCGACGGCCGGATCAAGAAGGTGTATCTGCAAGGCGATGCTCCGTTCCGCATGACGCCGGAAGACCTGAACGCGTGGTACGTGCGCAATAGCGCGGGTGGCATGGTGCCGTTCTCGTCGTTCGCCAGCGGCACGTGGACCTACGGTTCGCCGAAGCTGGAGCGCTACAACGGTATTTCCGCGGTGGAAATCCAGGGCGCGGCGGCACCGGGCAAGTCGACCGGTCAAGCCATGACGGCTATGGAAGCGCTCGTGGCGAAGCTGCCGGCCGGCGTGGGCTACGAGTGGACGGGTCTGTCGCTGCAGGAACGCCAGTCCGGTTCGCAGGCGCCGATTCTGTACGGCATCTCGATCCTCGTCGTGTTCCTGTGTCTCGCGGCGCTGTATGAAAGCTGGTCGATCCCGTTCTCGGTGATCATGGTGGTGCCGCTCGGCGTGATCGGCGCACTGCTGGCCGCTACGCTGCGCGGACTCGAGAACGACGTGTTCTTCCAGGTGGGTCTGTTGACCACCGTGGGTCTGTCGGCGAAGAACGCGATTCTGATCGTGGAATTCGCCCGCGAGCTGCAGCAGGGTGAAGGCATGGGGCCGATCGAGGCCGCGCTGGAAGCAGCGCGTCTGCGGTTGCGTCCGATTCTGATGACCTCGCTCGCGTTCATTCTCGGCGTGATGCCGCTCGCGATCAGTAACGGCGCGGGTTCGGCCAGCCAGCACGCGATCGGTACCGGCGTGATCGGCGGGATGTTGACGGCGACCTTCCTCGCCATTTTCATGATCCCGATGTTCTTCGTCGTGATCCGCGCGAAATTCGGCGGTGAAAAGGAAGACCCGGATGAGGCGCTCGCACACTACAACCAGCACCATCCGCATGACGGCCAGGGCGGCGGTTCGGCGGGCGGGTCGGCTGATGAAGGCTCGGGCAAGGACGGACATTGA
- a CDS encoding efflux RND transporter periplasmic adaptor subunit has product MRVERVPFRLISAATAAVLLAACGPKQSAPPQQTPEVGVVTVQPTAVPVVTELPGRTSAFLVAQVRARVDGIVLRREFTEGSQVKAGQRLYKIDPAPYIATLNNAKATLAKAQANLVSTTAQANRYKVLVAANAVSKQDYDNAVASEGQAAADVAAGKAAVDTAQINLGYTDVVSPVSGQVGISQVTPGAYVQASAATLMATVQTLDPVYVDLTQSSLDGLKLRRDMQEGRLKTTGPDAAKVSLILEDGRTYSEKGKLQFTDVTVDQGTGSVTVRAIFKNADKVLLPGMFVRARIEEGVNENALVVPQVGITHDQKGQPTALVVGDDNKVALRQLVTSGTYGSNWVVESGLKPGDRVIVQGTDKAKPGMQVKTVAAQLPATPASGAAAQSAPAASGAAQTAQPASAASGA; this is encoded by the coding sequence ATGCGCGTCGAACGGGTTCCATTCCGCTTAATCAGTGCCGCGACGGCTGCCGTATTGCTGGCAGCGTGCGGACCAAAACAATCTGCCCCGCCGCAACAGACGCCGGAAGTCGGCGTCGTCACCGTTCAGCCGACGGCCGTGCCCGTCGTCACCGAATTGCCCGGCCGCACCAGTGCCTTCCTCGTCGCGCAAGTGCGCGCGCGGGTCGACGGCATCGTGTTGCGCCGCGAGTTTACGGAAGGCAGCCAGGTCAAAGCGGGTCAACGTCTGTACAAGATCGATCCGGCGCCGTACATCGCCACGCTGAACAACGCCAAGGCGACGCTGGCGAAGGCGCAGGCCAACCTCGTGTCGACCACGGCGCAGGCCAATCGCTACAAGGTGCTGGTCGCCGCCAACGCGGTCAGCAAGCAGGACTACGACAACGCGGTGGCTTCGGAAGGCCAGGCCGCGGCTGACGTCGCCGCGGGCAAGGCGGCGGTCGACACGGCGCAGATCAACCTCGGCTACACGGATGTGGTTTCGCCGGTGAGCGGCCAGGTCGGCATCTCGCAGGTCACGCCGGGCGCCTACGTACAGGCGAGCGCCGCGACGTTGATGGCGACCGTGCAGACGCTGGATCCGGTCTATGTGGACCTGACGCAATCTAGCCTCGACGGGCTGAAGCTGCGCCGCGACATGCAGGAAGGGCGCCTGAAGACCACGGGTCCGGACGCCGCCAAGGTGTCGCTGATTCTGGAAGACGGCCGCACCTATTCGGAGAAGGGCAAGCTGCAGTTCACCGACGTGACGGTCGACCAGGGCACGGGTTCGGTTACCGTGCGCGCGATCTTCAAGAACGCGGACAAGGTGCTGCTGCCGGGCATGTTCGTGCGCGCGCGCATCGAAGAAGGCGTCAACGAGAATGCGCTCGTCGTACCGCAAGTCGGCATCACGCATGACCAGAAGGGTCAGCCGACCGCGCTGGTCGTCGGTGACGACAATAAGGTGGCGTTGCGTCAGCTGGTCACGTCGGGCACGTACGGTTCGAACTGGGTGGTCGAAAGCGGCCTGAAGCCGGGCGACCGCGTGATCGTGCAGGGCACCGACAAGGCGAAGCCCGGCATGCAGGTCAAGACCGTTGCCGCGCAACTTCCCGCCACACCCGCTTCCGGCGCTGCTGCTCAGAGCGCGCCGGCCGCCAGCGGTGCTGCGCAGACGGCACAACCTGCCTCCGCTGCATCGGGCGCGTAA
- a CDS encoding TetR family transcriptional regulator, with the protein MVRRTKEEAQETRNSILDAAERVFFEKGVSRTSLADIAQAAGVTRGAIYWHFAHKSDLFTEMFDRVLLPLDELKAASQDPNEPDPLGRLMEICTVCLRDTANDPQRRRVFDILFLKCELVEEMGPVMVRYQTNMREGLQKIEGGLRNAISKGQLPADLNTKLAAAMVHAFVSGSLRDMLFLPDATDFGAHAVQMVEGMFDALKLSPALRNGHAQRSGGG; encoded by the coding sequence ATGGTCAGAAGAACCAAAGAAGAGGCGCAGGAGACGCGCAACAGTATCCTCGACGCGGCTGAACGGGTCTTCTTCGAGAAAGGCGTATCGCGCACGTCGCTTGCCGATATCGCGCAGGCCGCCGGTGTCACACGCGGTGCCATTTACTGGCACTTCGCGCATAAAAGCGATCTGTTCACTGAAATGTTCGACCGCGTGCTTCTGCCGCTGGACGAACTCAAAGCCGCCTCGCAAGATCCCAACGAGCCCGATCCGCTCGGACGTCTGATGGAAATCTGCACGGTCTGTCTGCGCGACACCGCAAACGATCCGCAGCGCCGGCGCGTGTTCGACATCCTGTTTCTGAAATGCGAGCTGGTCGAGGAAATGGGCCCGGTGATGGTCCGCTATCAAACCAACATGCGCGAAGGGCTCCAGAAAATCGAAGGCGGTCTGCGCAATGCCATCTCCAAAGGCCAACTGCCCGCGGATCTGAACACGAAGCTGGCCGCGGCGATGGTGCATGCGTTTGTCAGCGGTTCGCTGCGCGACATGCTGTTTTTGCCCGACGCCACGGATTTCGGCGCCCATGCCGTGCAGATGGTCGAAGGCATGTTCGACGCGCTGAAGCTGAGCCCGGCATTGCGCAATGGACATGCGCAGCGGAGCGGCGGCGGTTAG
- a CDS encoding cysteine hydrolase family protein, whose product MTTPRRALIVIDVQNEYVSGDLPIEYPDVHSSLANIGHAMDAARAAGVPVVVVQNFAPASSPLFARGSSGAELHPVVGERPRDHYVEKSLPSAFTGTDLADWLAARQIDTLTVTGYMTHNCDASTINHAVHSGLAVEFLHDATGSVPYENSAGFASAQDIHRVFSVVLQSRFAAVASTDEWLAAVQSGAPLERGNIYASNQKARATRAAA is encoded by the coding sequence ATGACCACACCGCGCCGTGCGCTGATCGTCATCGACGTGCAGAACGAATACGTGAGCGGCGATCTGCCGATCGAATACCCGGACGTACATAGCTCGCTCGCCAACATCGGCCACGCGATGGATGCGGCGCGGGCCGCCGGGGTGCCGGTAGTGGTCGTGCAGAACTTCGCGCCGGCCAGCTCGCCGTTGTTCGCGCGTGGCAGCAGCGGGGCGGAGCTGCATCCCGTGGTGGGCGAGCGGCCTCGCGATCATTACGTGGAAAAGTCGCTGCCCAGCGCTTTCACCGGCACCGATCTCGCCGACTGGCTCGCCGCGCGTCAAATCGACACGCTGACGGTGACCGGCTACATGACACACAACTGCGACGCGTCGACCATCAACCACGCGGTTCACTCGGGGCTGGCCGTCGAATTCCTGCACGACGCGACGGGTTCGGTGCCGTATGAGAACAGCGCGGGTTTCGCCAGCGCGCAGGACATCCACCGGGTGTTCAGCGTGGTGCTGCAGTCGCGTTTCGCGGCGGTGGCGAGCACGGACGAGTGGCTCGCCGCCGTGCAGAGTGGGGCGCCGTTGGAGCGCGGCAATATCTATGCGTCGAATCAGAAGGCAAGGGCCACGCGGGCCGCGGCGTAA
- a CDS encoding helix-turn-helix domain-containing protein, translating into MAASASASASASSAATRGEPLRHIVAVVAFDNISPFHLSVPCVVFGEDRSSGGVPEFDFRVCAAETGALTTTAGFSIAVTHGLEALADADTIIVPSWRNPAETPPAALLDALRAAHARGAQLVGLCLGAFVLAAAGILDDRPASTHWAWADDFARRYPRVRLDPNVLYVDDGNVLTSAGTAAGLDCCLHVMRKLCGAEVANHVARRLVVPPHRQGGQAQYVQQPMPPNVRGDRLSGLLDWVSGNLTLPHTLDTLAGRALMSRRTFTRRFRLATGTTVGAWLLAQRLARAQQLLESTDESVEAIAGIAGFGSTASLRQHFAEAFRTSPSAWRREFRGV; encoded by the coding sequence ATGGCCGCATCCGCTTCTGCTTCTGCTTCCGCTTCCTCTGCCGCAACACGCGGCGAACCGCTGCGCCACATCGTCGCGGTAGTCGCGTTCGACAACATCAGCCCGTTCCATCTTTCGGTGCCGTGCGTGGTATTCGGCGAAGACCGCAGCAGCGGCGGCGTGCCGGAGTTCGACTTCCGCGTCTGCGCGGCCGAAACGGGCGCGCTGACCACCACCGCCGGCTTTTCGATCGCCGTCACGCACGGACTCGAAGCGCTCGCCGATGCCGACACGATCATCGTGCCGAGCTGGCGCAACCCGGCCGAAACGCCGCCCGCCGCGCTGCTCGACGCGCTGCGCGCCGCCCACGCGCGCGGCGCGCAACTGGTCGGGCTTTGTCTGGGCGCGTTCGTGCTGGCGGCCGCCGGCATCCTCGACGACCGTCCGGCGTCGACGCACTGGGCGTGGGCCGACGACTTCGCCCGCCGCTACCCACGTGTGCGCCTCGATCCGAACGTGCTCTATGTCGACGACGGCAACGTGCTGACATCGGCCGGCACCGCCGCCGGCCTCGACTGCTGCCTGCATGTGATGCGCAAGCTGTGCGGCGCGGAAGTGGCAAATCACGTCGCGCGCCGGCTGGTGGTGCCGCCGCATCGGCAAGGCGGGCAGGCGCAATACGTTCAGCAACCGATGCCGCCGAATGTGCGCGGCGACCGGCTGTCGGGTCTGCTCGATTGGGTGAGCGGCAATCTGACGTTGCCGCATACGCTCGACACGCTGGCCGGGCGCGCGCTGATGAGCCGCCGCACATTCACGCGACGCTTCCGGCTCGCCACGGGCACCACCGTCGGTGCATGGCTGCTGGCGCAGCGGCTCGCTCGCGCGCAGCAATTGCTGGAGAGCACCGACGAGTCGGTGGAAGCGATCGCGGGCATCGCGGGCTTCGGCTCGACCGCTTCGTTACGACAACATTTCGCGGAGGCGTTTCGCACGTCGCCGTCGGCATGGCGAAGGGAGTTTCGCGGCGTGTGA
- a CDS encoding CoxG family protein — MELNDALRIPLGASDVWEALQDLALLRASLDNCESFTRLAHGEYELIMTVPLGPLRARYQARAHVAGQDSGPADAQRRTINFKARAEGIGALRGQIEIRLRADESAHGAERERGTRIDYTIWATSSGPLAELPTRQLENALHQLADDFFTEFEAVVRAKHGQGPNRARGSAVRRQHVFLRPITLGNMARRVRADHGNALPGRAASASHGAAHGVSHGVPHHEPSPHAVPNWAWAAMIFLVALLLYVARWISEH; from the coding sequence ATGGAACTGAACGACGCGTTACGGATTCCGCTTGGCGCATCGGATGTCTGGGAGGCGTTGCAAGATCTTGCGCTGCTGCGCGCCAGTCTCGACAACTGTGAGTCGTTCACGCGCCTCGCGCACGGCGAATACGAACTGATCATGACCGTGCCGCTTGGTCCGCTACGCGCGCGCTATCAAGCGCGCGCGCACGTGGCCGGCCAGGATTCGGGTCCGGCGGACGCGCAGCGCCGCACCATCAACTTCAAAGCCCGCGCCGAAGGCATCGGCGCCTTGCGCGGACAGATCGAAATCCGCTTGCGCGCGGACGAAAGCGCGCACGGTGCCGAGAGAGAGCGCGGCACGCGGATCGATTACACCATCTGGGCGACCTCGTCCGGCCCGCTCGCCGAACTGCCGACGCGGCAACTCGAAAACGCGCTGCATCAATTGGCCGACGACTTTTTCACCGAGTTCGAGGCTGTCGTGCGCGCCAAGCATGGGCAAGGTCCGAATCGCGCGCGGGGTTCGGCGGTGCGCCGCCAGCATGTGTTCCTGCGGCCGATCACGCTCGGCAATATGGCGCGGCGCGTGCGCGCGGATCACGGCAATGCGCTGCCGGGGCGCGCGGCCAGCGCGTCGCACGGAGCCGCGCACGGTGTATCGCACGGGGTCCCGCATCACGAGCCGAGTCCGCATGCGGTCCCGAACTGGGCCTGGGCCGCGATGATCTTTCTGGTCGCGCTGCTGTTGTATGTCGCGCGCTGGATCAGCGAGCATTGA